From Chryseotalea sp. WA131a:
TTGCAGCCATCACCAAGCAACTTTCTCAATTGCTGAAAGAATTGGGTATGCCCGATGCGGTGGTGAAGATTGAACACAGCTCCACACCACCTTCTGCCTCTGGCATGGATAGTATTGAATTATTGTTTAGTGCCAACAAGGGCGTTCTCCCCAGACCATTGGTGCAGGTAGCTTCAGGGGGAGAGTTTTCGAGGCTCATGTTTTCGATTCAATACATTCTTGCCGAAAAAACATCGTTGCCGACTTTAATTTTGGATGAGATCGATAATGGTATCTCCGGTGAAGTGGCCATACAGCTAGGAAAGATGATGAAGCAAATGGCGCAAAAGCACCAATTGATTACCATCAGTCATTTACCACAAATAGCCGCCAAGGGAGATGCGCATTACTTTGTTTATAAAGACAACACTTCTGCAAAGACGATCAGTCACATCAGGCAACTGTCTGAAAAAGAAAGAATCGATGAAATAGCCAAAATGATTGCAGGAGCAAATCCGTCTGCCAAAGCCATTGCAAACGCGAAAGAATTAATGGACTTGTAAGAATTTAGGAAATAGCCCGAAAGATTAAAAACAGCGTTCCCGCCATAATCATCACCACAGGTAAAGTTAAGAACCAAGCAATCAAAATATTGCGAATGGTATCGGGATTTAGATTTTTGACACCTTTGTTAGCCACCATGCTACCGGCAATGCCAGAAGAAAGCACGTGCGTGGTGCTCACGGGCCAGCCAAAATTTGAAGATAAGCCGATGGTTAATGCAGCGATCATTTCGGCACTCGCTCCTTGTGCATAGGTAAGATGCTCTTTTCCGATTTTTTCACCGATGGTTTTTACGATACGCTTCCAACCGATCATCGTACCAATTCCCAAAGACAAAGAAATCATAAACAAAACCCATGTGGGGGAATAGTCTGTTAAGTTTCTAACCTCTTTTAAATTTTTGTCAAGTGATAAAATATCCGTTTCACTCAGCCTTACATCTTCCTCTTTCATCAGCGAACGTAGGTTTCGATCCAACACCATTACATCTTTTCTAATTTCGAATTTCTCTGCTTTTGGTACTAGGGTAGAAGAGGGCAAAGATCCGAAGGTAGATCGTAAATGTGTGTTTTTTGATTTTACTTGGTGAAGCTTGTCTTTCTGTTTTGCAGACAAAGAAGTAGTATCGATTGAGTTAATAATCTGCTCGATGCGAGTGGTTGCGGCTGGAATCTTTGATGTATCGTAATGATCGTTAAGGGCAAAATAGGTAGGAACAATCCCAATCAACACAAGCATCGCTAACCCAACCCCTTTTTGTCCATCATTACTTCCGTGATAAAAGCTCACGAGTGTGCAGGTAATAAACAAGATGCCGCGTATCCACCAAGGTGGTGGTTGATTTTTCTTTGGCTCTTTAAAAAGCGTATCGCCAACTTCTGATTTTCGGGTGGCAATTCGAATGACATACATCAATACGATGGTGACAGAAAATCCAAAAAGAGGCGAAATCAATAACGACCAACCGATTTCACCTGCCTTCGACCAATTTACTGCATCTCCGGTAGCCTCGGGTAAAAAAGTAAATGCCAGACCAACGCCTAAAATCGATCCAATCATGGTGTGAGAGCTTGAGCATGGTATGCCTAAGTACCAGGTTAGTAAATTCCAAAATATGGCCGTAAGCAAAAGTGCCAATACCATCGAGATACTATGTGCAATGTTTTGGTCTACAAGCGTTTCAACGGGCAATAAATTTACGATACTCATGGCCACCCCAATGCCCCCTGCAAAAACTCCCAAGAAATTCCAAGTACCAGACCAGATAACTGCTACCCAAGGCTTGAGTGAATTGGTATAAATAACCGTTGCCACCGCATTGGCAGTGTCATGAAAGCCATTGACAAACTCAAAAGCACAAACTGCCACTAAACATAAGATGAGTAAGATGGCGTAGGAGGTCTCTAATTCAAACATAAACCGAGGTAAAACGATGGCATACTAAGCCATTATATGAACTAATTGCGACCAAAGGTAATGTGCCTTTGTCGACTCAATGTTATGGAATTGTTACCATTTTTTCGCGGTAAAATAGGTTTAAATAGCGTCTTTTGTGCCTTTTGCGCGGTAAAAAAGTATGGAGATTCTGCTTGAAAATGAGAGGTTAGAGCTGCTTCAGCAGAAGGCTATATATATGCCGGCCCATCGGGTATTGCTGCTGGCCGATGTGCACTTTGGTAAGGTCAATCATTTCCGAAAGGCGGGCATACCGGTACCGCTAAAGGCCAACGATCGAAATACAGAATTGTTGATCGAACTTATTCAGCAAACCAAACCGCTTCGTATTATTTTTTTAGGCGACTTATTCCACAGTCATTACAACGAAGAGTGGGAAGTGGTAGGCCAAATTACCAATCATTTTAAGGAGCTATCATTTGAGTTAGTGGTGGGCAATCACGATATCATGAGCGAGCATCAATACACACGCCATCGATTTATACTTCATCAAAAACTAACGGTGGGCAATCTTTTATTGACGCACGAAGAATTGACTCGTGTGCCGACTGGTTTTTATAACCTCGCTGGCCATGTTCATCCGGGTGTTCGGCTTCATGGCAAGGGAAGACAATCGTTGATGCTCCCATGCTTTTATTTTGGTAAACGAAAAGGTTTGCTGCCGGCCTTTGGTTCGTTTACGGGTTTGGCAAAGATTAGACCAAGGCAAAACGATAAGGTTTATGTTATTGTAGAAGGACGAATAGTGCTACTACAAGAATAGGGTTTAGGAGATAGCTAGAGTGCAAATTTCAATACAACCCTTCCGGTGTGCCCTTCATAAAGCATGGTAAAATTTTTTAAGAAAGTTCTTCCAATAAGGGCTTTGTGTAGCTGACCACCATCTGCTAAGTGAACGCCAGCAAAAGCTCCGTATATTGTATAGGATAATGAATGAACATGAATCTGCGCCAAATAGATTTTTGCTTCATGCTGGCCTGCCGAACCCGCAATAAAACGTTTGTCAATGATGGGCAAGTTAAGCTGAGAAGCTAATAAATCGTCAATGCAAGATTCCCCAGCGCCTGTATCTACTAATGCATCAACGAAATTAATTCCCGCATGTGGAGCGCTTGAAGTATTTTCCGCATTCCATTCCTTATCGAAACCAATGTTGACCTGAAGTGTAGGCCCCCAAGTGGCCAACAAATCTGCTCCATTTATACCATCACTACTATTGAAACCACAATTAGTTTCTCGCATCTTTAGAGAAGATTATATACTACAGATGCTGGAAGAGTCAAGTTAGGTGCACCCACTTGTCGAATCAAGTAAGGTCCTTCATAAAAAAGCCGAACTGCCTCTTGGGCAGCACTTTCGAAAGAATCATGTACAGAAACTAGAGTTTGATTGTGAATTAAAACCCATTTGCCTGCTTTTAATTCGCTTTGTATTTTTGTATAGAAAGAAATATTCTTATCCAGATTTTCTTCTTTTGTGCGTTCAATTATCATATTACAAAGATGCAAATTCTTTTCATTATCTCCTTTTCCTAGGCTTCGGCTTCCCACCTCCACCACCTGTATAAAACATCAGTCCGATTGAAAATTCCAATCCGGTAAAATCTACTTTTGCATCTTTAAAATCCACCGGTTTTGTTTCCGTTAAGTTAGTAAGTGTTCCGCCCGAGTAGCTTCCTTTCATTGGAAACTTGGCAGTGCCCATCAAATAATTTGTTTCGAGCGATACGC
This genomic window contains:
- a CDS encoding inorganic phosphate transporter, translated to MFELETSYAILLILCLVAVCAFEFVNGFHDTANAVATVIYTNSLKPWVAVIWSGTWNFLGVFAGGIGVAMSIVNLLPVETLVDQNIAHSISMVLALLLTAIFWNLLTWYLGIPCSSSHTMIGSILGVGLAFTFLPEATGDAVNWSKAGEIGWSLLISPLFGFSVTIVLMYVIRIATRKSEVGDTLFKEPKKNQPPPWWIRGILFITCTLVSFYHGSNDGQKGVGLAMLVLIGIVPTYFALNDHYDTSKIPAATTRIEQIINSIDTTSLSAKQKDKLHQVKSKNTHLRSTFGSLPSSTLVPKAEKFEIRKDVMVLDRNLRSLMKEEDVRLSETDILSLDKNLKEVRNLTDYSPTWVLFMISLSLGIGTMIGWKRIVKTIGEKIGKEHLTYAQGASAEMIAALTIGLSSNFGWPVSTTHVLSSGIAGSMVANKGVKNLNPDTIRNILIAWFLTLPVVMIMAGTLFLIFRAIS
- the pdeM gene encoding ligase-associated DNA damage response endonuclease PdeM, with amino-acid sequence MEILLENERLELLQQKAIYMPAHRVLLLADVHFGKVNHFRKAGIPVPLKANDRNTELLIELIQQTKPLRIIFLGDLFHSHYNEEWEVVGQITNHFKELSFELVVGNHDIMSEHQYTRHRFILHQKLTVGNLLLTHEELTRVPTGFYNLAGHVHPGVRLHGKGRQSLMLPCFYFGKRKGLLPAFGSFTGLAKIRPRQNDKVYVIVEGRIVLLQE
- a CDS encoding retroviral-like aspartic protease family protein is translated as MRETNCGFNSSDGINGADLLATWGPTLQVNIGFDKEWNAENTSSAPHAGINFVDALVDTGAGESCIDDLLASQLNLPIIDKRFIAGSAGQHEAKIYLAQIHVHSLSYTIYGAFAGVHLADGGQLHKALIGRTFLKNFTMLYEGHTGRVVLKFAL